In Porites lutea chromosome 7, jaPorLute2.1, whole genome shotgun sequence, a single window of DNA contains:
- the LOC140943619 gene encoding uncharacterized protein, with the protein MLRVELAVVVSLGLIVSAFGHGRLIDPASRNAAWRYGFDNPVHFTDNELNCGGFSRQWNKNNGKCGVCGDPYDIKKPEFIHPGKYAKGIITKTYRKGQEVEVKVHLTSNHKGFFVFRVGNIGKPPITEEKLTYVLKQRNGQTKWILPNNLNTVFTIQLLLPTGLTCDHCVMQWWYSAGNNWGCDGDGTCGNGHGPQETFVNCADIKITG; encoded by the coding sequence ATGTTGCGTGTAGAGCTGGCTGTTGTCGTTAGTTTGGGTTTAATCGTATCAGCGTTCGGCCATGGCCGTCTGATTGATCCCGCGAGTCGTAACGCGGCTTGGAGGTACGGTTTTGACAATCCGGTGCACTTCACAGACAACGAGTTAAACTGTGGTGGATTCAGTCGTCAATGGAACAAAAATAACGGGAAGTGTGGGGTATGCGGGGACCCGTACGATATCAAAAAACCGGAATTCATCCACCCTGGTAAATACGCCAAAGGCATCATCACCAAGACTTACAGAAAAGGCCAGGAGGTTGAAGTTAAGGTACACCTCACTTCGAACCACAAGGGTTTCTTCGTTTTTCGTGTGGGGAATATTGGCAAACCTCCCATTACAGAAGAAAAGCTGACGTACGTTCTAAAGCAACGCAATGGCCAGACGAAATGGATTTTACCTAACAATTTGAACACAGTCTTCACAATCCAGCTACTGCTGCCCACGGGTCTGACATGTGATCACTGCGTGATGCAGTGGTGGTACAGCGCGGGAAACAACTGGGGGTGCGATGGAGATGGAACGTGTGGCAACGGGCATGGACCACAGGAAACTTTTGTGAACTGTGCTGACATCAAAATCACTGGATAG
- the LOC140943856 gene encoding uncharacterized protein: MFLTELSFVLSVSLILSVSGHGRLIDPASRNAAWRYGFDNPPHYTDNELNCGGFNVQWSTNKGKCGVCGDPYHKKEQPHVYPGKYANNRIITKTYREGQEIDVVVELTSNHQGFFVFRVGKIGSPPITQEKLKYVLKQPNGQEKWKITSHGNDVFKIRLVLPKGLTCDHCVMQWWYTVGNNWGCDADGCGLGHGPQETFVNCADIRITASDGSVATNPPSPQTEQPPPPTQAPLPSTQEPLPPTQLPVTTMPLPTDAPNPSGCKATGAWAGQTSIDHWCVVNCGNGYCPAHMCVCN, encoded by the coding sequence ATGTTTCTCACAGAGTTGAGTTTTGTTCTAAGCGTAAGCTTAATCCTATCAGTATCTGGCCATGGCCGCTTAATTGATCCCGCCAGTCGAAATGCTGCTTGGAGGTATGGCTTTGACAATCCACCCCACTACACAGATAACGAGTTGAACTGTGGCGGTTTTAATGTCCAGTGGAGCACCAACAAAGGGAAGTGTGGAGTATGTGGTGACCCTTATCATAAGAAGGAACAGCCCCACGTTTATCCAGGAAAATATGCCAACAACAGAATCATCACGAAGACTTACAGAGAAGGCCAGGAGATCGATGTAGTTGTGGAACTTACTTCGAATCATCAGGGGTTCTTTGTGTTTCGCGTGGGTAAGATTGGCAGTCCTCCCATTACACAAGAAAAGCTGAAGTATGTTCTGAAGCAACCGAACGGACAAGAAAAGTGGAAGATAACCTCCCATGGAAATGATGTGTTCAAGATCAGGCTTGTGTTACCCAAAGGCCTAACATGTGATCATTGCGTGATGCAGTGGTGGTACACTGTGGGAAATAACTGGGGCTGCGATGCAGATGGGTGTGGCTTAGGTCACGGACCGCAGGAAACTTTTGTGAACTGTGCTGATATTAGGATTACGGCCAGTGATGGTAGCGTAGCAACCAACCCACCCTCTCCACAGACAGAACAACCCCCTCCTCCCACACAAGCGCCCCTTCCTTCTACACAAGAGCCCCTTCCTCCTACCCAGCTTCCTGTGACGACTATGCCTCTTCCCACAGATGCCCCTAATCCAAGCGGCTGCAAGGCGACGGGAGCCTGGGCTGGACAAACATCTATAGACCACTGGTGCGTGGTGAATTGTGGGAATGGGTACTGTCCGGCTCATATGTGCGTGTGTAATTAG
- the LOC140944474 gene encoding fibrinogen-like protein 1, translating to MANSDASSSTTCTVRVLVSFYLAATDDRQLSLRQNNTKNAAGTLPLNMYRKELPVGDRVTEEPSSADDIGDQLSEYDSDSSNEEDSGTHEEDTVEVLPVNFLSKTVRTRTGRQITLSYRALSSYCGVKMKCFGTILFAYLIAVRAKSTVKLPQKAHCSVTQLCGPNCTKIEQQLEEIRQEIRALRENKTTGSGYGKVYKNCAEVYKNGDTISGVYKINPDGLGEFEVFCDQKTAGGGWTVFQKRRDGSVDFFLGWNDYKNGFGNLNGEFWLGLDKIHRLTVSGGYKLRVDLEDNHGNTAFANYSLFSVTSERAKYQLSLGRYSGTAGDSLDYHRGMSFSTRGHDNDKDGSYDCALMKMGGWWYNSCYKSNLNGVYSPAKVNFDPGMNWYHWKNNWVSVKSSEMKIRPKCF from the exons ATGGCAAATAGTGATGCCAGCTCTTCTACGACTTGTACAGTGAGAGTTTTGGTCTCATTTTATCTCGCGGCCACCGACGATAGACAGCTCTCGCTTCGTCAGAACAACACCAAAAATGCAGCAGGGACTCTTCCTCTAAACATGTATAGGAAAGAGCTACCTGTTGGCGACCGAGTCACCGAAGAACCCAGTTCAGCTGATGATATTGGTGACCAGCTGTCAGAGTATGATTCTGACTCCAGCAACGAAGAAGACAGTGGCACCCACGAAGAGGACACGGTCGAGGTTCTTCCTGTAAACTTCCTATCAAAGACAGTGCGCACGCGTACAGGACGACAGATCACGCTTTCATATCGTGCTCTTTCTTCATACTGCG GAGTTAAGATGAAATGTTTTGGAACTATCCTGTTCGCTTACCTTATCGCGGTACGTGCCAAGTCTACAGTAAAACTGCCACAGAAAGCTCACTGCAGTGTGACTCAACTGTGTGGACCAAACTGCACTAAAATCGAGCAGCAACTGGAGGAAATACGACAAGAAATCAGGGCCTtgagagaaaataaaactaCTGGGTCTGGCTACGGAAAAG TTTACAAGAACTGTGCTGAAGTTTACAAAAACGGTGACACTATCAGTGGAGTGTATAAAATCAATCCTGATGGTTTGGGCGAGTTTGAAGTGTTCTGTGATCAGAAAACAGCCGGTGGAGGTTGGACGGTGTTTCAGAAGAGGCGAGATGGCTCTGTAGATTTCTTTCTCGGTTGGAATGATTACAAAAATGGATTTGGCAATCTGAACGGTGAGTTTTGGCTCGGTTTGGACAAGATTCATCGTCTGACTGTAAGCGGTGGTTATAAACTCCGTGTCGACTTGGAAGACAATCATGGAAACACTGCATTTGCAAACTACAGCTTATTTTCTGTGACAAGTGAGAGAGCAAAATATCAGCTGAGTTTGGGAAGGTATTCAG GCACTGCTGGAGATTCTCTTGATTATCATCGTGGTATGTCATTTTCCACCAGGGGCCATGATAATGATAAGGACGGCAGCTACGACTGTGCCCTCATGAAGATGGGCGGTTGGTGGTACAATTCTTGCTACAAATCCAATCTGAATGGTGTTTACAGTCCCGCCAAGGTGAATTTCGACCCAGGAATGAACTGGTACCACTGGAAAAATAACTGGGTCTCTGTCAAGAGTTCCGAGATGAAGATACGTCCGAAGTGTTTTTAA